From Bacillus pumilus, one genomic window encodes:
- a CDS encoding SDR family oxidoreductase → MDVNLSGKKALVAASSQGIGKAIAFALAKEGADVMLSGRHEHTLKETVKELSPLVKGKLTYQVCDVSDAQQIKALVQAAAGDEKCLDILVNNTGGPKTGTLETLIDEDWMESFQLHLLSYIRLLKEALPYLKKHGARVLNIASMSVKEPIPGLMLSNTFRPAIAGWTKTAAQELAKDGILINTLAPGKIETDRVKQLDKHRAQAEHQTVEEIKAQAERAIPLGRYGQPEEFAAYAAFLLSEANTYMTGQTLIIDGGLTKSL, encoded by the coding sequence ATGGATGTCAATCTATCTGGAAAAAAAGCCTTGGTCGCTGCAAGCAGTCAAGGTATTGGAAAAGCCATTGCCTTTGCTCTAGCAAAAGAGGGAGCAGATGTGATGCTTTCAGGAAGGCATGAGCACACGCTGAAAGAAACAGTCAAAGAATTATCTCCGCTTGTAAAAGGAAAGCTGACTTATCAAGTATGTGATGTGTCTGACGCGCAGCAAATCAAGGCGCTAGTTCAAGCGGCAGCTGGTGATGAGAAGTGTCTAGACATTCTTGTGAACAATACAGGCGGGCCTAAAACAGGGACGCTTGAAACCTTAATAGATGAAGACTGGATGGAATCATTTCAGCTTCATTTACTCAGTTATATTCGATTATTAAAAGAGGCATTGCCTTATTTGAAAAAACACGGCGCACGCGTGCTAAACATTGCGTCTATGTCAGTGAAAGAACCGATCCCAGGCTTGATGCTGTCAAATACTTTTAGACCGGCTATTGCCGGCTGGACAAAAACAGCCGCTCAGGAGCTTGCAAAGGATGGCATTTTAATCAATACGTTAGCCCCAGGGAAAATTGAAACAGACCGCGTCAAACAGCTGGACAAGCACCGCGCACAGGCAGAGCACCAAACAGTTGAAGAAATCAAAGCACAGGCTGAACGTGCGATTCCGCTTGGCCGTTACGGACAGCCAGAGGAATTTGCAGCATATGCAGCTTTTCTTTTATCTGAAGCCAATACATATATGACAGGTCAAACACTCATCATTGATGGTGGACTGACAAAGTCTCTTTAA
- a CDS encoding CAP domain-containing protein, whose amino-acid sequence MKKKSFFFSALTAAALITFTGGHSADAKELNLKQVIHVQHQTIDLHTLAAKLHISSDVNKLSKSNQKEIEALLNKLIKSGQPVTGTKVVKEVNKAKNEQKQESVKKPTASKPSTPAKQNTNNNNNTKADQKDTTAAKADSSLNAFEKEVVELTNKERAKQGLKALSVDSKLSKSARAKSQDMKDKNYFSHTSPTYGSPFDQMKQFGITYKTAGENIAQGQRSPQEVVTAWMNSEGHRANILNKNYTHIGVGYVKSGNYWTQQFIGK is encoded by the coding sequence ATGAAGAAGAAATCATTCTTTTTTTCAGCGCTAACGGCTGCTGCACTCATCACGTTCACTGGAGGACATTCAGCTGATGCGAAGGAGCTTAACCTGAAACAAGTGATACATGTACAGCATCAAACCATTGATCTTCATACATTAGCTGCAAAATTACATATCTCTTCAGATGTAAACAAGCTAAGCAAGTCGAATCAAAAAGAGATCGAAGCTCTTTTAAACAAGCTGATCAAAAGCGGTCAACCTGTTACTGGCACAAAAGTGGTGAAAGAAGTAAACAAAGCAAAAAATGAACAAAAACAAGAATCAGTGAAAAAACCAACTGCTTCTAAACCAAGTACGCCAGCTAAACAAAACACAAACAACAATAACAATACAAAAGCTGACCAAAAAGACACAACGGCAGCAAAAGCAGATAGCAGCTTGAATGCATTTGAAAAAGAAGTCGTTGAGCTTACAAATAAAGAGCGTGCAAAACAAGGGTTAAAAGCACTTTCTGTTGATTCAAAACTAAGCAAATCTGCTCGCGCAAAATCTCAAGATATGAAAGATAAAAACTATTTCTCTCATACAAGCCCAACTTACGGATCTCCATTTGATCAAATGAAGCAATTCGGTATCACTTACAAAACAGCAGGTGAAAACATTGCCCAAGGTCAAAGATCTCCTCAAGAAGTTGTGACTGCATGGATGAACAGTGAAGGCCACAGAGCAAATATCTTAAACAAAAACTATACACATATCGGTGTTGGTTATGTGAAATCTGGCAACTACTGGACGCAGCAATTCATCGGAAAATAA
- a CDS encoding PAS domain-containing sensor histidine kinase, with protein MEQKMKDSNQLYSNIDLHAVLSSNGRFLYISSNCKQLLLYEQKDLLGCFLKDYVHTEDQFLVESYFYNQHMLEICHFRLLRSDLTAVWIEASIDFVACDELDSELSREMILKMRVLDAEPQKAAFQTTSEVSEQSLGSLPAFQHVSEAEQLIAMLPNPLCITILGEIVYANDAMLQLMGVCTRDDMIGKSAFDFIAEEYHDIVRSRITRLQQGLPVGMIEQIWKRKDGSSIHIEVKSSPTIYQNQQAELLLLVDISSRKKFQTVLQKSRERYQLLIQNSIDTIAVIHDHKWVFMNESGIKLFEAEHYDKLIGKDIFHQIHSCDQQKVKKSLSRIIERASDSEIVTMSCHTFKHKLIYTEMVCIPTTFFGETAVQIILRDISERKQTEELMLRSEKLSIAGQLAAGIAHEIRNPLTAIKGFLQLIKPKTKDRDQYFEIVFSELSRIEIILSELLMLAKPQQTASMQTLDLKKIISEVTALLETQANLNGILMNTSEIEEDLLMNGDQNQLKQVFINLIKNAVESMPDGGKVDITAKAERDGILVTIRDEGVGIPESVMKRIGEPFLTTKEKGTGLGLMVTFNILENHNGTIRVDSHPEKGTVFHIMFPAK; from the coding sequence ATGGAACAAAAAATGAAAGATTCGAATCAGCTTTATTCGAATATCGATTTACATGCCGTTCTTTCTTCTAATGGCCGCTTTCTCTACATTTCTTCTAACTGTAAGCAGCTTTTGCTCTATGAACAAAAGGATTTACTAGGGTGTTTTTTGAAAGACTATGTTCATACCGAAGATCAATTTCTCGTCGAGAGTTATTTCTACAATCAGCACATGCTAGAGATTTGCCACTTTAGGCTGCTTAGAAGTGATCTAACAGCTGTATGGATTGAAGCAAGTATTGATTTTGTTGCTTGTGATGAGTTAGACAGCGAATTAAGTAGAGAAATGATCCTAAAAATGAGGGTGCTGGACGCTGAACCGCAAAAAGCAGCATTTCAAACAACATCAGAAGTGTCAGAACAGTCGTTAGGCAGTCTGCCGGCTTTCCAACATGTCAGTGAAGCTGAACAATTGATTGCCATGCTGCCAAATCCGTTGTGTATTACGATATTAGGGGAAATTGTTTATGCGAATGATGCGATGCTTCAATTAATGGGGGTATGTACAAGAGATGACATGATCGGCAAATCTGCATTTGACTTTATTGCTGAGGAGTACCATGACATTGTGAGAAGCCGAATTACGAGGCTGCAGCAAGGTCTTCCAGTCGGAATGATTGAACAGATTTGGAAGCGGAAAGATGGAAGCAGCATTCATATCGAAGTGAAGTCATCACCTACGATCTATCAAAATCAGCAGGCAGAGCTTTTGCTGTTAGTAGACATCTCATCCCGTAAGAAATTCCAAACCGTTCTTCAAAAAAGCCGGGAGCGGTATCAGCTGCTCATCCAAAACTCCATTGATACGATTGCGGTCATTCATGATCATAAATGGGTGTTTATGAATGAATCAGGCATTAAATTATTTGAAGCCGAGCATTACGATAAATTAATAGGAAAGGATATTTTCCACCAGATCCATTCCTGTGACCAGCAAAAAGTGAAAAAGAGCTTGTCGCGTATTATTGAAAGAGCATCAGATTCCGAGATTGTCACGATGAGCTGTCATACATTTAAACACAAGCTGATTTATACTGAAATGGTGTGTATCCCAACCACATTCTTTGGGGAAACAGCCGTTCAAATTATTTTAAGAGATATATCGGAACGTAAGCAGACAGAAGAGCTCATGCTCCGATCTGAAAAATTATCGATCGCAGGTCAATTGGCAGCTGGCATTGCACATGAAATCAGGAACCCATTGACCGCTATCAAAGGCTTTTTGCAGCTCATTAAACCGAAAACAAAAGATCGCGATCAATATTTCGAGATTGTTTTCTCTGAGCTGAGCCGGATAGAGATTATATTAAGCGAGTTGCTCATGCTGGCAAAACCGCAGCAAACGGCATCGATGCAGACACTTGATTTGAAAAAAATCATCAGCGAAGTCACGGCTCTATTAGAGACACAAGCGAACTTAAATGGTATTTTAATGAACACAAGTGAGATAGAAGAGGATCTCCTGATGAACGGGGATCAAAATCAGCTCAAGCAGGTGTTTATCAATTTAATCAAAAATGCCGTCGAATCCATGCCGGACGGAGGTAAGGTTGACATTACGGCCAAAGCAGAAAGAGATGGGATTCTCGTTACCATTCGTGATGAAGGGGTCGGCATTCCTGAATCGGTCATGAAGCGAATAGGAGAGCCCTTTTTAACGACAAAGGAAAAAGGCACTGGACTTGGCCTCATGGTGACATTTAATATTTTAGAAAATCACAACGGGACGATCCGTGTGGATAGTCATCCCGAAAAGGGCACCGTATTTCACATCATGTTTCCTGCAAAATAA
- a CDS encoding peptidoglycan D,D-transpeptidase FtsI family protein, with product MGEKQHQGSAEQKKIKRRNAWRINLFFFAVFSLFAGLVIKLGVLQIVNGEDYKKQANRTEVKTASYPSPRGKMYDARGRVVVDNESVPAIVYTSESGVKAKDKIKVARKLATYIKMDTDFLRERDIRDFWLASHPKEADKLISKAEKKDLKAKDVYPLQVERVPKKEVKAIEKDAEEKAVAAIYRRFTGGYAFEPQIVKAMDPNEEKKGDEKVALLDETKESKQTSSVSLTYEEISLVSEHLDELHGVNVINDWTRKYPYEKTLYNVLGGVTTPEQGIIKEREDYYMARGYSRNDRVGKSYLEYQYEDFLNPEKATVQYTQVGGKLLDEIKRTEGRRGLDLALTFDMELQKEVDKIVESELRSASARNYMMDRAFVVMMDPNTGDVLAMSGKKMDGRDVTDYAIGTFTTQYEMGSVVKGATVLGGYQDGMSHNQSYMDTPLYFAGSNGKPKQSYKVLGWVNDLQALQKSSNVYMFQVAMRMAGITYQKDGPLPARPEHLQKMRNYYAQFGLGVKTGIDLPQESSGMQTHPKTVGGLLLDEAIGQYDTYTPLQVAQYMSTIANGGNRVQPRVVKSVHLPTKKDEVGPVVKKYEPKVLNTINNSKADIDRVKMGLKMVTSTGGTAAGRFGQHDVAGKTGTAQTFYYGANRSWWGNPTYNLTFGGYYPSSNPKVAFSVVTPYVSDKDSVIKTIPSKIIDKYVELQKKYEKQ from the coding sequence GTGGGAGAGAAACAGCATCAAGGTAGTGCCGAGCAGAAAAAAATCAAGCGCCGGAACGCCTGGAGGATTAATCTCTTTTTCTTCGCTGTCTTTAGTTTATTTGCTGGACTTGTGATCAAGCTTGGTGTGCTGCAGATCGTCAATGGTGAGGATTATAAAAAGCAAGCAAACCGAACAGAGGTCAAAACAGCATCATACCCGTCCCCAAGAGGAAAAATGTATGACGCGAGAGGAAGAGTCGTCGTTGATAACGAAAGTGTACCTGCCATCGTTTATACATCAGAAAGCGGTGTGAAAGCGAAGGATAAGATTAAGGTAGCAAGAAAACTTGCGACTTATATAAAAATGGATACTGATTTTTTGAGAGAGCGTGACATTCGAGATTTTTGGCTGGCGAGCCATCCGAAAGAAGCGGATAAGCTCATTTCAAAAGCAGAGAAAAAGGATCTTAAAGCAAAGGATGTCTATCCGCTTCAAGTAGAGCGTGTGCCTAAGAAAGAAGTCAAGGCGATCGAAAAGGATGCAGAGGAAAAAGCAGTTGCAGCGATCTATCGTAGATTTACAGGCGGATATGCCTTTGAGCCTCAAATCGTGAAAGCAATGGACCCAAATGAAGAGAAAAAAGGGGACGAAAAAGTTGCTTTACTCGATGAAACAAAAGAGTCAAAGCAGACATCATCCGTGAGTTTGACATATGAAGAGATTTCACTTGTGTCAGAGCATCTGGATGAACTGCATGGTGTAAATGTCATCAATGATTGGACAAGAAAATATCCGTATGAAAAGACCCTTTATAATGTACTTGGCGGTGTGACCACACCAGAGCAAGGCATTATAAAAGAGCGTGAAGATTACTATATGGCAAGAGGCTACTCGCGAAATGACCGGGTAGGGAAGAGCTATTTAGAGTATCAATACGAAGATTTTCTGAATCCAGAGAAAGCGACTGTTCAATATACACAGGTTGGCGGGAAGCTGCTCGATGAAATCAAGCGGACAGAGGGACGAAGAGGACTTGATCTTGCACTGACATTTGATATGGAGCTGCAAAAGGAAGTCGACAAGATCGTCGAATCAGAGCTTAGATCCGCTAGTGCGAGAAACTATATGATGGACCGCGCATTTGTCGTGATGATGGACCCTAACACTGGGGATGTTCTCGCAATGTCTGGCAAGAAAATGGATGGCAGAGACGTCACAGATTATGCCATCGGAACATTTACGACCCAGTACGAAATGGGCTCTGTTGTCAAAGGAGCCACAGTACTTGGCGGTTATCAGGACGGGATGTCACACAACCAATCCTATATGGATACACCGCTTTATTTTGCAGGAAGTAATGGAAAGCCGAAACAGTCTTACAAAGTTCTTGGATGGGTCAATGACCTTCAGGCTCTCCAAAAAAGTTCCAACGTCTACATGTTCCAAGTAGCGATGAGAATGGCGGGCATCACCTATCAAAAGGATGGTCCGTTACCGGCAAGACCTGAGCACCTGCAAAAAATGAGAAACTATTATGCGCAATTCGGTCTTGGCGTAAAAACAGGGATCGACCTGCCGCAGGAATCAAGCGGGATGCAGACACATCCTAAGACGGTCGGCGGACTTTTGCTCGATGAAGCAATTGGCCAGTATGACACGTATACACCGCTTCAAGTTGCCCAGTACATGTCGACGATCGCCAATGGAGGAAATCGCGTTCAGCCAAGAGTGGTGAAAAGCGTTCACCTTCCAACGAAGAAGGATGAAGTAGGCCCAGTCGTGAAAAAATATGAGCCGAAGGTGCTGAACACGATTAACAACTCGAAAGCAGATATTGACCGCGTCAAAATGGGGCTGAAAATGGTCACATCGACCGGCGGTACTGCCGCTGGCCGCTTTGGTCAGCATGATGTCGCTGGAAAAACAGGGACGGCCCAAACCTTTTACTATGGTGCCAACCGCAGCTGGTGGGGAAATCCCACATACAATTTAACCTTTGGGGGATATTATCCGTCGTCCAATCCGAAGGTGGCTTTTAGTGTCGTGACACCTTATGTCTCAGATAAAGATTCCGTCATTAAAACCATCCCAAGTAAAATTATTGATAAGTACGTTGAATTACAAAAGAAATATGAAAAGCAGTAA
- a CDS encoding methyl-accepting chemotaxis protein — protein sequence MFKKLQVRIAVFISVILILTVVAVQVGSNIVLTPLIERDAKTTTAATAESMRDIIAQKLDNYGGTINKLATSTLTEDFAQKQTKQTLAFENDELKVLQEQDELISLAYIGTSDGKMFAFPESDFGEGYDPTKRDWFINSAEKPDEVIWTDPYIDKATNEMVVSATKAIVRNGKVVGVAGLDLKLSSIQSYIKEQKIPYMGNAFLVDGKGTILAHPTEQGKNISKVASVKKAIDNSGLDDNKELTVISKIKEADWTIGVSFEKKKLLWITEQMNQTSIMISVIAIVLAIILSFLLARSITTPIKRLIEHVRKVSEGDLTSSLETKSQDEIGFLTKSFNQMTEGIRELIEKVKGASDQVVTSTDEVTQISNETLLSSEQIATAIQEVATGASKQASEAETINEKSEHLYEKVRHMGELATQMQANSKSSEDAGYRGLDALGMLVQKSTQANEESKKVEQMLLDLEHKTKNIENVVTAISEISDQTNLLALNASIEAARAGESGRGFAVVAEEVRKLAEQSAQSTKHISETVKLIQDESKKAAEAMTAASKMNEEQGEAINATGEALSSITMEMQALVGSIDSIHTQINEMTDEQQKMNDSIQSIAAISEESAASAEEVHASTDEQVQALERTKTSTEMLNESSQALRQAVDRFKL from the coding sequence AAAACCACCACAGCGGCAACAGCAGAAAGCATGAGAGATATTATTGCACAAAAGCTTGATAATTACGGGGGTACAATTAACAAACTGGCAACAAGTACACTGACTGAAGATTTTGCACAAAAGCAAACAAAACAAACATTAGCCTTTGAAAACGATGAACTAAAAGTCTTGCAGGAGCAGGATGAACTCATCTCACTTGCCTATATAGGAACAAGTGACGGTAAAATGTTTGCCTTCCCAGAGTCTGATTTTGGTGAAGGATATGATCCAACTAAGCGAGATTGGTTTATCAATTCGGCTGAAAAGCCTGATGAAGTCATCTGGACAGATCCGTATATTGATAAAGCAACGAATGAAATGGTTGTCTCAGCCACCAAGGCAATTGTGCGAAATGGAAAGGTTGTTGGAGTCGCAGGACTTGATTTGAAGCTGTCTTCCATTCAATCGTATATAAAGGAACAAAAGATTCCTTATATGGGAAACGCTTTTTTAGTTGATGGCAAAGGAACGATTTTGGCACATCCAACTGAGCAAGGAAAAAACATATCAAAAGTCGCTTCTGTAAAAAAAGCGATCGACAATTCCGGTCTTGATGATAACAAAGAACTGACGGTCATATCTAAAATCAAAGAGGCCGATTGGACAATAGGTGTCAGCTTTGAGAAAAAGAAACTGCTTTGGATCACAGAACAAATGAATCAGACAAGCATCATGATTTCAGTCATTGCTATTGTTCTTGCGATCATTCTCAGTTTCTTATTAGCAAGAAGCATCACAACGCCAATCAAGCGTCTGATCGAGCATGTGCGTAAGGTGTCTGAAGGTGATTTAACCAGCTCACTTGAAACGAAATCTCAAGATGAGATTGGTTTCCTCACGAAGAGCTTTAATCAAATGACCGAGGGGATCAGAGAGTTAATTGAAAAAGTAAAAGGGGCTTCAGACCAAGTAGTGACATCAACGGATGAAGTCACGCAAATTTCAAATGAAACCTTACTGTCGAGCGAACAGATTGCAACGGCCATTCAAGAGGTGGCAACAGGTGCGTCTAAGCAGGCTTCAGAAGCAGAAACGATTAATGAGAAATCAGAGCATTTATATGAAAAAGTACGTCATATGGGTGAGCTTGCCACGCAAATGCAAGCCAACTCAAAATCATCTGAAGATGCAGGCTATAGAGGGCTCGATGCACTAGGTATGCTCGTTCAAAAATCAACACAAGCGAACGAGGAATCGAAGAAAGTGGAGCAAATGCTGCTTGACCTTGAACATAAAACGAAAAATATTGAAAACGTTGTGACCGCCATCTCTGAAATCTCTGATCAAACGAATTTACTTGCACTGAATGCAAGCATTGAAGCAGCGAGAGCCGGAGAAAGCGGACGAGGATTTGCTGTTGTTGCAGAAGAAGTCAGAAAGCTTGCTGAACAATCTGCGCAATCAACCAAACACATTAGTGAAACCGTCAAACTCATTCAAGATGAATCGAAAAAGGCGGCTGAAGCGATGACGGCAGCAAGTAAGATGAATGAGGAACAAGGTGAAGCCATTAATGCAACAGGCGAGGCACTGAGCAGCATCACAATGGAAATGCAGGCACTTGTCGGCTCAATTGACAGCATTCATACACAGATCAATGAAATGACAGACGAACAGCAGAAAATGAATGATTCCATTCAAAGCATTGCTGCGATCTCAGAAGAATCTGCGGCTTCAGCTGAGGAAGTGCATGCGTCTACAGATGAACAAGTCCAAGCTTTAGAAAGAACGAAAACTTCGACTGAAATGCTGAACGAATCAAGCCAGGCATTACGTCAGGCGGTTGATCGGTTTAAGCTGTAA
- a CDS encoding NAD(P)-dependent oxidoreductase produces MTQIKTVGFIGIGVMGRSMAGHLMDAGYEVLVYTRTKAKADALIQKGASWKPEVKEIAEHADAVITMVGYPSDVEEIYLGEEGLVAHAAPGTYLIDMTTSKPQLAKEIEMKAKEKGLFALDAPVSGGDVGAKNGTLAIMIGGEKSAYEACLPLFEQMGENIQYQGPAGSGQHTKMCNQIAIAAGMVGVAEAMAYAEKSGLDPEHVLKSITTGAAGSWSLSNLAPRMLKGDFEPGFYVKHFIKDMGIALEEAELMGEEMPGLALAKSLYEKLSEQGEENSGTQSIYKLWVK; encoded by the coding sequence ATGACACAAATCAAAACAGTTGGTTTTATTGGAATCGGTGTAATGGGACGCAGTATGGCAGGACATTTAATGGATGCCGGATATGAAGTTCTCGTTTATACAAGAACAAAAGCGAAAGCAGATGCACTCATTCAAAAAGGCGCATCATGGAAGCCGGAAGTGAAGGAGATTGCAGAACATGCAGATGCTGTCATCACAATGGTAGGATATCCATCAGATGTAGAAGAAATCTATTTAGGTGAAGAAGGGCTTGTGGCACATGCTGCGCCTGGTACCTATCTGATTGATATGACTACATCGAAGCCTCAGCTGGCAAAAGAAATTGAAATGAAAGCAAAAGAAAAAGGGTTGTTTGCATTAGATGCACCAGTTTCTGGCGGAGACGTAGGGGCAAAAAATGGAACGCTTGCGATTATGATTGGCGGAGAAAAATCAGCCTATGAAGCGTGCCTGCCCTTATTTGAGCAAATGGGCGAAAACATTCAATATCAAGGACCTGCAGGAAGCGGTCAGCATACCAAAATGTGTAACCAAATTGCGATCGCAGCAGGTATGGTAGGCGTTGCAGAGGCCATGGCCTATGCCGAAAAATCAGGACTTGATCCAGAGCATGTGCTCAAAAGCATTACAACGGGCGCGGCAGGAAGCTGGTCCTTGTCAAACCTTGCACCAAGAATGCTGAAAGGTGATTTCGAGCCAGGGTTCTACGTGAAGCATTTTATCAAGGATATGGGCATTGCACTTGAGGAAGCAGAACTGATGGGAGAAGAAATGCCAGGACTCGCGCTTGCAAAGTCACTTTATGAAAAGCTGAGCGAACAGGGCGAAGAAAACAGCGGCACACAGAGTATATATAAATTATGGGTAAAATAA